The following proteins come from a genomic window of Candidatus Margulisiibacteriota bacterium:
- the deoC gene encoding deoxyribose-phosphate aldolase, with protein sequence MRFEKYFDHTCLKPEATEADIAKLCNEAMRYDFASVCINPCYVKFSKKLIVNSKIMACSVVGFPLGANTMDVKIAEATNAVNNGADEIDVVINVGKLKDKQYDYIKEEINRVKQSIGDHVLKVIVETCLLDEDEKINICKIILDTNADYIKTSTGFGTPKDKNTLKGADEKDIKLFKNLIGNKKLKIKASGGINTYKDTDKMIKAGAERIGASKSVYIVKEILSSQ encoded by the coding sequence ATGAGATTCGAAAAATACTTTGATCACACTTGCTTAAAACCCGAGGCAACTGAGGCCGATATTGCTAAGTTGTGTAATGAGGCGATGCGATATGATTTTGCATCCGTATGCATTAACCCTTGTTATGTAAAGTTTTCAAAAAAGCTAATAGTAAATTCCAAGATAATGGCCTGCTCTGTTGTTGGTTTTCCATTAGGGGCTAATACTATGGACGTAAAAATCGCTGAAGCAACCAACGCTGTTAATAATGGCGCAGACGAGATTGATGTGGTTATAAATGTTGGCAAATTGAAGGACAAACAATATGACTATATTAAGGAAGAAATTAATAGGGTGAAACAATCGATTGGCGATCATGTCCTAAAAGTTATTGTCGAGACTTGTTTATTGGATGAAGATGAGAAGATAAATATCTGCAAAATAATCTTAGATACGAATGCTGATTATATTAAAACATCGACAGGATTCGGCACGCCTAAAGATAAGAATACATTGAAAGGCGCGGACGAGAAAGACATTAAGCTATTTAAAAACCTAATTGGTAACAAAAAATTGAAAATTAAGGCTTCTGGTGGAATAAACACATATAAAGATACTGATAAAATGATTAAGGCCGGGGCGGAAAGAATCGGGGCAAGTAAAAGCGTATACATTGTAAAGGAAATATTGTCCTCACAATGA
- a CDS encoding metal-dependent hydrolase, with amino-acid sequence MLAPTHSVFGIFLTLIILAVFGVQWGLHWTIILFAILGAIIPDIDHPKSIIGKIFYPISAPLERLYGHRTITHSLVGWAISTVLFAVIIGLISFIPMITELGWGDLPIRWVAAFSISYFSHLILDMFNKRGSQMFWPDSGRDVIPKNPKYRTESGSRIEVLIFLIFLALMFLAFPISKYGIVSSLRWLLATPGSAIEEFKTLKTHAYLDFKGIMGETREQVAGKAEVLDVNNKRLVILYNGSVYTLSDELAADIFATHVRVKKTAIPIKTEKRDFKNESREYLLSQIPRGALVSGTVNLPEGMEINFPPFPGSYRTMEQKGNDLILSFASKEQIEKLALTEYFDLQKKKDLAELSSLYAQAEKARGQINELESGKGLTPLGKELLQSKEDAEKQRVQLAELNSQLGEISVKIDELKVKMKARRFVFSGEVYLRQ; translated from the coding sequence ATGCTAGCCCCAACCCATAGCGTATTTGGCATCTTTTTAACGCTAATAATCTTAGCGGTCTTCGGTGTGCAGTGGGGACTCCACTGGACAATAATCCTCTTTGCTATCCTGGGAGCGATAATCCCGGATATCGATCATCCCAAATCGATAATAGGTAAGATATTTTACCCAATCTCGGCTCCTCTTGAACGCCTTTATGGCCACCGGACAATTACTCATTCTTTGGTCGGATGGGCGATATCAACGGTCCTATTTGCAGTAATAATAGGCTTAATCAGTTTCATTCCTATGATCACGGAGTTGGGGTGGGGTGATCTGCCGATTCGTTGGGTAGCCGCTTTCTCAATAAGCTATTTCTCGCATCTTATATTAGACATGTTTAACAAGCGTGGCAGTCAGATGTTCTGGCCCGATTCCGGAAGAGACGTTATCCCCAAGAATCCTAAATATAGGACAGAATCAGGCTCAAGAATAGAGGTCTTGATATTCTTGATCTTCCTGGCTTTGATGTTTTTGGCGTTTCCTATTTCCAAGTATGGCATTGTCAGCTCCCTGCGCTGGCTTCTGGCTACCCCTGGATCAGCCATAGAGGAGTTTAAGACGCTCAAAACCCATGCTTATCTCGATTTCAAGGGCATTATGGGTGAAACCAGGGAACAAGTCGCCGGCAAAGCGGAAGTGCTCGACGTTAATAACAAGCGGCTGGTGATTTTGTACAATGGCAGTGTTTATACCCTTAGCGATGAACTGGCTGCGGATATATTTGCCACTCATGTTCGGGTCAAAAAGACTGCTATTCCCATTAAAACCGAGAAGAGAGACTTTAAGAACGAGAGCCGTGAATACCTTCTCTCTCAGATTCCAAGAGGTGCGCTAGTGTCCGGCACAGTCAATCTTCCAGAGGGGATGGAGATAAACTTTCCTCCTTTTCCTGGCTCTTATAGGACCATGGAGCAGAAAGGGAACGACCTGATCCTATCCTTTGCCTCCAAGGAACAAATTGAGAAGCTGGCCTTAACCGAGTATTTCGACCTGCAAAAAAAGAAGGATTTGGCCGAGCTTTCCAGCTTATATGCCCAGGCGGAAAAGGCTAGGGGGCAGATTAACGAGCTTGAATCCGGGAAGGGCTTGACCCCTCTGGGTAAGGAATTGCTGCAAAGCAAAGAAGACGCTGAAAAACAGAGGGTCCAGCTTGCTGAATTGAACAGTCAGCTCGGGGAAATAAGTGTTAAGATTGATGAGTTGAAGGTCAAGATGAAGGCGCGGAGGTTTGTATTTTCCGGGGAAGTCTATTTAAGGCAATAA
- a CDS encoding HNH endonuclease encodes MDKWGLGELRKKIEKRDKLCAFCRVKMRKWHSKGPRGKAPTIEHLDNDENNKDESNIVMCCTSCNSSKGEKELRDWLKSDYCKCKEKNITEKTIKNVIVKKFLKEHKK; translated from the coding sequence ATGGATAAATGGGGCCTTGGCGAACTAAGAAAAAAGATTGAGAAAAGAGATAAGCTTTGTGCTTTTTGTCGTGTAAAGATGAGGAAATGGCATTCAAAAGGTCCGCGGGGCAAGGCGCCCACTATCGAGCATCTAGATAACGATGAAAATAACAAAGATGAGAGCAATATAGTCATGTGTTGCACTTCCTGCAATTCAAGTAAAGGGGAAAAGGAGTTAAGAGATTGGCTTAAATCCGACTATTGCAAATGCAAAGAAAAGAATATCACTGAAAAAACAATAAAGAACGTTATTGTAAAAAAATTCCTTAAAGAGCACAAAAAATAA